TCTATGGAATGTTGCTTTACGTCCTTCATTTTTTACATTTTCCAAGAATTCCTGACAACGGTTCTTATCGATTGTTCGGTCTTCATTTAAGAACCCGAAAGATACTCCATCTGTCCCATATGCTAATAATAGCTTAAGATTCTCAAGCATCTGTTCATACTGGTAATTTGTATAGCAGAATCCCCCTGCTCTGGCTCTTACCATAGATACGATCTCAATATCGCTGTATTGTTTGATCATGATCAAGCTTCCTAAAGATGGTGTTAATCCACCTAAACTTAATGCACTGTTTAATTCTACTCTTTTGATTCCGCATTCGCTTGCCATCATGGCATCTTCGAAGCTTCCACAACATACTTCTATCATTGTTTTCCTTCCTTTACTTACAAATATTTTATGATTCCGGCATGTATTTTTTGCCTGTTTCTGTCTGGGCAAGACCTGCCTGACTGGTTTCCTTTAAAGAACATGGCAAGAGGTCTCCGACTTCTGCCATTGCATCGATCACTTCATCCAATGGAACCTTGCTTTCAATGCCTGCCATTGCCATATCTGAGGCTGTGATCGCATTGACAGATCCAATGACATTTCTCTTGATACATGGTACTTCTACCAAACCACCTAATGGATCACATACCAATCCCAATAATGATTTCAAGGCAAATGCTCCTGCATCAAAGATCTGCTTTGTGCTGCCGCCACGAATGTACGTAATAGCTGTTGCTGCCATACAAGAGGCAGAACCGATCTCTGCCTGACATCCTCCTTGTGCCCCTGCAATACAGGCACGTTCTGCGATAACTTGTCCGACTCCTGCCGCAATATACATTCCTTCTAGCATCTTTGCTTCTGGTACTTTATGAAATTGTTCATATGTGATCAATACTGCTGGAAGCACCCCACATGCTCCGGCTGTCGGTGCTGCTACGATACGTTTCATACAGGCATTTGATTCGCCCATTTTTAAAGCATTTGCCATGACGGTCCCGACAAATTCACCGGTCAGATTCTGCAGTTTT
The sequence above is drawn from the Anaerostipes hadrus ATCC 29173 = JCM 17467 genome and encodes:
- a CDS encoding copper homeostasis protein CutC, translated to MIEVCCGSFEDAMMASECGIKRVELNSALSLGGLTPSLGSLIMIKQYSDIEIVSMVRARAGGFCYTNYQYEQMLENLKLLLAYGTDGVSFGFLNEDRTIDKNRCQEFLENVKNEGRKATFHRAFDCTRDPYEAIETLIDLGFDRLLTSGQEATAEEGIHLLADLQKKYGNQIEIIAGCGVNENNAQKIIDKTGIKQLHSTCRGWGVDATGMGERVSFQVSDEDGDRYRSVSVDRIKKFVEICG
- the sdaAA gene encoding L-serine ammonia-lyase, iron-sulfur-dependent, subunit alpha, which encodes MGFASVEEIETRAKEQECQLWETILHDDMTERQVDRLESIGKMSSMYLAMKDANESYDKDLKSQSGLSGGDGEKMMEEVRKLQNLTGEFVGTVMANALKMGESNACMKRIVAAPTAGACGVLPAVLITYEQFHKVPEAKMLEGMYIAAGVGQVIAERACIAGAQGGCQAEIGSASCMAATAITYIRGGSTKQIFDAGAFALKSLLGLVCDPLGGLVEVPCIKRNVIGSVNAITASDMAMAGIESKVPLDEVIDAMAEVGDLLPCSLKETSQAGLAQTETGKKYMPES